A segment of the Paraburkholderia fungorum genome:
GAAGTGCCGCAATCGATCATCGCAACGATGGGCGAACAGGCGCGCGAAGTGAGTAAGGGCAAGGGCGCCAATCTCGTGTGGCCTGGTTTGCTGCGTCGGTTGACGCGGCGCAATCCAGGTTACGACGAATGATGCCGCTCGTCGATCCGCGCTAGCCGATGCGCCGCTTGCGCGGCGCATCGCATTCTTCATCGATCTGTTTCGCGTTCGGCGAAACAACCATCAGAACGTATGGCGGATGCCGATGTTCGCACCGGCTGTCGTCCCCGTCGCCAGATTGAGCGCATTGTTGACCGAGAGTCCCGTATGCGTGGCGCCGTGGTTGGTCACGAAGCCGACTTGTGCGTAGGTCATCGTGGCCTTCGACAACGAGTACTCGACACCGGTCGACGCCAGCACTGAATTGTTCGACGAGTTGTTGGCGTCGCGCGTGACCCACACGCCCGCGTCGACATTCAGCGCGGGTGTGACGCGATAGCTCGCACCGCCCGAGTAGACGCGGTCGTTGAACGACCCCGCAATCTTGTATTGCACGTAAGACGCCTTCACCGTCAGATTGCTGAACGTGTAGCTTGCGCCGAGCGCGCGGCCGTTGAATTCGATCGCACTGGGAACCGCGATCGTTGCCGCGCTGCCGCCCGCATTGCCGCTATAAAGCGCGGCGTCGACGACCAGCGTGCCGAGGTGATAGCGCAAGCTTGCCGAGTACTGACGGCCCGCCTGGAAATCGCCGGCGGTGCCCCCGAGCGCCATCAATGCGCTGGCCTGCAAGCCCGCAATCTCCGGTGACGTGTATGACACGCCGTTCGGGTTGAACATCCCCGTCACGTAGACGTTGTTGATATAGGAGACGAGGCCGCTGCCGAAGTACGACATATTGCGCGGATCGAAATCGTACGCGGCAAGGAAGAACGGCGAGAACTGCAAACCGGCCTTGACCGTACCGTACTTGCTGTCGATACCGATCCACGCCTGGCGTCCGAACAGATTGCCGTTCGAATTGCTGAGCGCGCCATTGGCCATGCTGATGCCGCTTTCGAGCTGGAAGATGGCGCGTAGGCCGCCGCCGAGATCTTCGACGCCGCGCAAGCCGAAATGCGAGCCGGACACGCCGCTGTCGTTGAACGAATATTGATGCGGGCCACTCTGGCCGTTCGCCGTATCGAGCGTTTTATTGGTGTAGAGCAGCGATGCGTCGAGCACGCCGTACAGCGTAACGCTGCTTTGCGCATGTGCGCTTTGCGTCGCGCCGAGTGCGCACGCGCCCATCAATCCGAGAATGACTCCAACCCGATTGCGATAACTTGCCGGCATGCTGCGTGTCTCCTTGTTTTATGTAATCGACTGACCTGACGAGATAAAACGGGTGCTGCGCGGTTCTGGCGATCTGTTGCTCGCTGCGTTGTCGATAGGCGGCAGAAAGCCTTCGCGACCTGATAAGGGATGCGAAATATGGCGTCTGTTGATGCACTCCTGGATTTGACCTCGCCTGGCCGATGAGTCTCCTGATGGCGAGAAGGGCAGCGCTTCAGCACGATCTTTTATTGCGAGCTTGCGCACAGGATGCAAGCGGAATTTCGCACGACCGTTCGTGCAGTGTCAACGAGGGAAATCGCGGGTTGGACTGCAATGCAGGCCTGAATAGGGAAAACACCTGGCGGGCGAATTGTGTTTTATCGCGCTGATATCGCGGTGTAATAGAAGAAAATTGGCTGTAAGGCGGGTTTGAAGTGTTGAGCCGTCACCTGTTTTTAGTTCTGCAATGCAGAACTAAAAGGAAGCTAAGTAGATGGTCGCAAAAAGAGTCTGCGCGTTACGTGCTATCTGAATTCCCTGTCGGCTTGATGTCGCCACGTGCAATAGTCCAATCAGTAAAAGCGAGCCGACGCATTCAGTCCCGCATCCGTCGTTTGCCTGTAAGCTTTAGGCGGCGAATCAGTCATCGAATACCGTGTGCTGTTTCGTCGCGTGAACGAAGGTCCGCAAACAGGCTTCGACGTTATTGCCAATTTTCAAGAGGGGATATCTGTGATGAAGAGTTCTGCCATTAAACAAATCATGCTTGGGGTTTCGGTCATGGCGATGGTCGCCGGCAGTATTCCGCTCGCTGTCGCGCAGGATGCAAGCGGCGTCGTGTCGGCGCAGCAGCCGGCTGCGACCACCGGCGCGAAGCCGACCAAAGCCCAGCGTAAAGAAGCCCGCAAGGAAGCCCGCGCAAAGAAGAATGCCGAATTGAAGAAACTCGAGGACGCGGGTTACAAGCCCGCCGCTAACGACCCGAACTATCCGACCGATCTGCAGAAGGCCGAAAAGAAGGCGGGTATTGGCGCAGCCGCGAGCCAGTAACCAGGACGGCGACGCCCCGCGCTACGAGCCGTTTCAAGGCGCGTCGGGTGTCGCCCGCCAAACTGTTTTTTTGGACCGAAACCCTTTCCACTTGCCTTGGCGCGACATACGCCGTCAAGCTGTCCCATCTGACCAAACCGTTGCCAGGCAAGGCTTTCGCCTGCCGCTAGCGCAGCATCTGCAACCCAGGTGTCGTATTTCCTCATGTGGTTGTCGCAAATAGTCGGCAACGCGTACTTTTTTCTGGCAACTATGTATGCACAGCGCGGACACACGTCTGCGAAGCCGGTAATGGCTTTGCGTTGGGCTGGAGTAGGCGCTGAAGCGCTAACTCTGGTCGACAGCTTTGCATGGGGCGGGAGTAAGCGCTAAAGCGCTAACTCCCGCCGACAAAGGAGATCGCTCGATGAATTCCCCGAAGGTCGTGGTCGAAGGGCTGTGCAAGGTGTTCGGCACCAGCCCCAAAGAAGCGCTCGCGATGCTGGCCGCCGGCGCAACGAAAGAAGAAGTGTTCTCGCGCACAGGTCAGATCGTCGGCGTTCATAACGCGTCGTTCGACGTGAAAGAAGGCGAGATCTTCGTGTTGATGGGCCTTTCCGGTTCGGGCAAGTCGACGCTGATTCGCCTGATCAATCGGCTGGTCGAACCCACTGCGGGCAAGGTGCTGATCGACGGCCGCGACGTCGCCAGCGTGCCGCGCTCCGAATTGACCGCGCTGCGTCGCAAGGACATGAGCATGGTGTTCCAGTCGTTCGCGCTGATGCCGCAACGGACCGTGCTGTCGAACGCGGCGTTCGGGCTCGAAGTGGCGGGCGTGGGCCGCAAGGAACGCGAGCAGCGCGCGATCACCGTGCTCGAACAGGTCGGCCTCGCGCCGTTCGCCGGCAAGCTGCCCGCGCAGTTGTCGGGCGGTATGCAACAGCGGGTGGGGCTGGCGCGCGCACTGGCGGTCAACCCGTCGCTGATGATCATGGACGAAGCGTTCTCCGCGCTCGATCCGCTCAAACGCAAGGAAATGCAGAACGTCCTGCTCGATCTTCAACGCGAACAGCAGCGCACCATTCTGTTCGTGTCGCACGATCTGGAAGAGGCGATGCGCATCGGCACGCGTATCGCGATCATGGAAGGCGGCCGCGTGGTGCAGGTCGGCACGCCGCAGGAAATCATCACGAACCCCGCCGACGATTACGTGCGCGCGTTCTTCGACGGTATCGACACGAGCCGCTATCTGACCGCCGGCGATCTGATGCAGACCGACGCCGTGCCGTTGATGCAGCACTCGCCGCAGATCGACGCATCGAGCGTCGCCGCGACGCTCAACGGCAGCGCCGACTACGCGTTCGTGCTTGACAGCGAGCGCAGGATTCGCGGCTTCGTGTGCCGCGATGCGATGGGCAGCGCGTCGCCGCAATTGAACCAGATCGAATGTATTCGCCGTACCACGCCGCTCGACGATGTGGTCGAACGCGTGGTGGCGAGTCGTGCGCCACTGCCGGTTGTCGAAGCGGATGGCTCTTATTGCGGTTCGGTCAACAAGACGAACGTCCTCAACGTTCTCACGCGCCATCGGAGTTCCCATGTCTGAAGTCATTCCACTTGGCGCCTGGGTCGATCACGGCGTTCACTATCTGCTGGACCACGACGCAAAAACTTTCGATTCGATCGGCAAGGTGATCGAGAGTTTTGCCGCGATGGTCGAGCACGGCTTGCAAGCCGTGCCGATGTGGGCGCTGATGGCGATTTTCGTCGGCATCGGATTGTGGCGCGTGGGCTGGCGTTTCGCGCTGT
Coding sequences within it:
- a CDS encoding quaternary amine ABC transporter ATP-binding protein, whose amino-acid sequence is MNSPKVVVEGLCKVFGTSPKEALAMLAAGATKEEVFSRTGQIVGVHNASFDVKEGEIFVLMGLSGSGKSTLIRLINRLVEPTAGKVLIDGRDVASVPRSELTALRRKDMSMVFQSFALMPQRTVLSNAAFGLEVAGVGRKEREQRAITVLEQVGLAPFAGKLPAQLSGGMQQRVGLARALAVNPSLMIMDEAFSALDPLKRKEMQNVLLDLQREQQRTILFVSHDLEEAMRIGTRIAIMEGGRVVQVGTPQEIITNPADDYVRAFFDGIDTSRYLTAGDLMQTDAVPLMQHSPQIDASSVAATLNGSADYAFVLDSERRIRGFVCRDAMGSASPQLNQIECIRRTTPLDDVVERVVASRAPLPVVEADGSYCGSVNKTNVLNVLTRHRSSHV
- a CDS encoding porin; this translates as MPASYRNRVGVILGLMGACALGATQSAHAQSSVTLYGVLDASLLYTNKTLDTANGQSGPHQYSFNDSGVSGSHFGLRGVEDLGGGLRAIFQLESGISMANGALSNSNGNLFGRQAWIGIDSKYGTVKAGLQFSPFFLAAYDFDPRNMSYFGSGLVSYINNVYVTGMFNPNGVSYTSPEIAGLQASALMALGGTAGDFQAGRQYSASLRYHLGTLVVDAALYSGNAGGSAATIAVPSAIEFNGRALGASYTFSNLTVKASYVQYKIAGSFNDRVYSGGASYRVTPALNVDAGVWVTRDANNSSNNSVLASTGVEYSLSKATMTYAQVGFVTNHGATHTGLSVNNALNLATGTTAGANIGIRHTF